DNA from Tripterygium wilfordii isolate XIE 37 chromosome 4, ASM1340144v1, whole genome shotgun sequence:
CTATATATTtgttactttaattaattttaatctcttttttaaaaaaaaaaaacttttaataACACAAGCACATATCTCTTTGTTAGCATTTTTAtcttttcaataatttttctcATCATTCTTTCTGTCATTGAATAATCTTTTGCACTGGACAGGATTTTATATTTGAATTTATCTATTAGAGTATCTCAAATCAGTCATTGGAGATGAATGAATTGGTAGTGATTGTCTGAGAAGGTGCTGATGCTTTTTTGCTCTAGGAGGGAAGAAAAATTGACGCTATAAAAACCAAAAGTAGTTTTCACTGCCTTTATTTCTTTTACTCACTTATCCTATCCGTAATCCAGTCTCAATTGCCTAATTGCTCTCTGGGCTGAAGTAATCGTTGTTATTACCAGCTTGTGGTATTGGTTGGGTTCAGAGTTATGCAAGGCATGATTCATGAGTTGCTACACCATCCTGAAGCTTATCatatattatgtatatgtatatgatgaCTGGGTGGACAAGAAAGTGGAAGCTCTGTTGTAGTTACCTCAATTGTTGATCGTGTTGAGTATTTGAACCACTCTAGCAAGCAGCAGATAATGGAGACTGTAGCTGACTTTAACCTTCAGAATtacctttatttatttatttttttcagcaCCTACGAAATTATCTTAACTGACATTGATTTTATGGAGAGATGGTTCATTCAAATAAGAAGCggaatttcattttgttttggaGATTCCTAATACTCTGCATTTATGATCATCTTTTATGAATTTGGAATCTAAAGAATTTTTGTCATTATATATGCTGCCTGTTCTGATTTCTTTGCCCTCAGGTGTTGAAATTTCTGATGGAAAGAAATAGTATAAATGCCCTTCATGGTCAGGTGACAGTTGGTATTCTTATCCTGCAGGTATTTATTCCTCACTTATCAAACCTTTTTGAAATGTGAAATGATACCACTATTGctgtttttggcattaaaatTATCAGTTGTCAGATAAATACTAATCGCTCAAGTCAAAATCTTTTCTAGCATATGATTTTATCTTGTTATGCTTAGagtttttgtcctttttctGGCATCCAGGATTGTGCTGTGGGTTTGCTGTTTGCTTTGCTTCCTGTTCTTGGAGGCTCATCTGGTGTTCTTCAAGGAGTAATATCCATGACTAAGTCGTGAGAATCTAAATTACTCCTCTACTTGTATGAAGTGGTTGCATATTTTTCTTCAAGGACATATGGCCTGATAGACAAAGTATACAGTAAATCACATTCATTTTCCATAATGGATGTCGAAAATGTTTCATCAAGTAGCTACTTTACAACAGAACCTCTCCAGTGTTGTATTACCTTCACCAAttgccatgtttttttttactagTTTTGATGTTCTGGCAGCCTGGCACTGTAAATACGTTATTTGGCCTTGGTTTGAGGTTATGAAAGTTCATAATGCCTTATCAGCTTTTGAAGATTTAGCTATATTTGATATCTCGTGCATTTGAAATTGATGCTTAGCAACTTAGTTTGCTTATTTACTAGAGTGGAATCCCATATTGGTCGTTGCCTACTCTGTGGGGTTAATATGCTATGGAGTATGGAGTTTCTAAATTTTGTACCCCTTTTCTCTTACGAAGTTTATATGCCCAGGTTGATGGTGCTTATGACATTTTTGGCCACTTTGACAATATTATCTCGCACTTGCATACCATGGTTTCTGAAGCTTATGATAAGCCTATCATCACAGGTATAGATAGATCGTAGCTATGATATTCTATTCTGTAGTGGACTTATCCTAACTGAAATTTCCTTTGTGCAGACTAATGAGCTATATCAATTGGCATCAGTGGCTTTCTGCTTGCTTGTTGCGTGGGTTAGCCTCATTTCCCACTTTGTGGTGCCTTGCGTTTTAGTTTCTTGTATATTTCTTTCTATATATTATGCACACAATGGTCCTGGAGATACTGATTTTGATTGAGTTCAGCTTAGGTAAATCTGCAGTTTTTCTGACAATGAAAGATTGACTAGTTCATTTAGCATATTCTACTCTGGTGTAGAGTAGATCAAACATGTGCCTGGCTTGGGACTGACCAATATCACATATTCAAATTTTGGATAGTATATTTGAGTGGTGGCAAGGAGGTGCCAAACTACAAGAGTTATCTACAGGGAAAATCAACGGTTATATTAAGGAATATTGCTTCATCTAATTTACCTTTTCTTCCATGCTGAAAACTCATCATGTATTCCCACTTGTGTTTGCCAGAAAAAATATTCCACTACCCCTTTTTATTGCAGACCTTCCCAATATCCACCACATGGATTAGGGgtcttacctttttttttgctCCTTCGAAGTTGAGTCATGTTAACTCATGAAACTCGCCTAATATTTGGCAAAGTTTTCCTTGTCCAGAGGACTATGGAAGAAATTGTGACTGTTCATAAAGTTCAGCTATGACACTGTATGTCCAAGCATCCAAAAAACTGGCAAGGCAAACAGTGAGCTAGGCAGGCCAAAAGACTCAGTATACTTGGATGCCTTGTTAGCCAAATGGCCAATATAAATTGACCCCCCACTAAAGAATATACACACGTATGCTTGCATCTGTTTCTTTCTCATATAATAAAGATTATTGTTACATTTCAGTGTAGCGATAAGCTGGGTCTGAGTCTTGAGCTTGGTTCCTTTGCTGCGGGAGTAATGATATCAACAACTGATCTTGCTCAGCATACCCTTGAACAAGTAAGACTTCATATCTTGTTCAGAAGTTATGCATGTCCTGTttggttttgttgtttttactTTTAGGTGCTTCAAGTTTTGGACCCTCTCTGTCTATCAAGGGACACTTTGTGTTAATGTtccaaattttttgttttaacataTGACTATAAAACTATGTGGAGGTAAGGTTACTACTCACATGAGAACATGTAGCCCactggtagagttgtaggggtgcaacctagagatcaCGAATTCAATTCTtaaaaacagtctctccacatattatggggtaaggtttgcataTGTCTTGCTTGTCCCCCCGACCAttgcgggagtcttgtgcatggCGGTTGTTTGCCTTTTATACGAGTATAAAAATATGGGAATTTTGTTCTAATAATGAATACTAGTTTAAAAAGTAATACTCAACAGCCAACTTGGTTGCATCCattaaaaaatgatgaaaaaacTGTAGTATTAACTGAGAAAATACCAAATCAGAATGCCTGACGAGGGCAAGTGAAAATATAAATTGTAAAATTCATGAAGTGACATCTTCATTGGGTTTTAGTTATAACATTTGATGGAAATTCTTTAATGCTGAATGTAATGAACACAAACTGAAAACTGACCAGTCAGTTGATGATCCAAGGAACTTGAAGGAAAGAGGGAATAGAAAAAAATGGGAGACAAAGATTAATTGTCTGAATGCAGAGATGCACAACTTTGCTCTTCTTTGAAGTAGAAAAAACACATCCTGGTTTAACTTGATCGAGTTTCCAACAGCAAGTTAACTTTTATTCTTATCTACAGTCCATGAATCTTAAAGCAAAAATGGCTTTATGCAAATTTTGAACATGCATAGTTATCAgcttcattattttttcttttctgcctTTTGGATATTCATGATGAATGCATACACTAGCCGTATGTATCATAGTGACCATTCTGGCATGGTATGTCTCTAAGTTTAAAGGTAGTttggtttttcattttctttttacttGTTGATGAGCCATAAAGGCCTGGATGATATTCTCTGGACCTGGTCATTTTATTTCTTAGATTCCCTTGATCTTTACTTGGGTGGATGGATAATCTGTGATAATAGGTTGCCTTGCCTTATTATTACTTCAGTTTTATTAAAATTTCAATTGTTGCAGATGAAAAAAGCATGTGGTTTTGTTCTTATCTGTGGTTTAATTCTCGCAGGTTGAGCCCATTCGAAACTTCTTTGCCGCTCTCTTTCTTGCCAGCATTGGGATGTTAATACATGTTCACTTTCTTTGGAATCACGTTGATATTTTACTAGCAGCTGTACTGTTGGTGATTCTTATAAAAACGGTTGTGGTGGCCGCTGTTGTCAAGGGATTTCGATACAATAACAAAAACTCACTTCTTGTAAGAATAAACCGAATGACCTCACTTTTGTTCTTTCCCTTTAACAGAAGAGCcttgatattttgttttgtcattTGTAGGTTGGAATGTCTTTGGCGCAGATTGGAgaatttgcatttgttcttcttAGTCGTGCCTCTAATCTTCGTTTAGTTGAGGTCAGTTGGTCATTGTGGCCATGCCTTATAGCATGGCACACCCATCCTATTGTTAGTATGTGGTGTCCACCATCCATATTTAAACTATAAGCCATATTTTTATTGAACGTTTTGTGGTATTGTGCAACCATAAAGTGGTTCTAAGCTTTCAAATGCAGCTTCACGTGTTTGATAagcatgaaaaataataatgagaCCAATTTTGACTTTATTCAACTTCTGAAATATGTGAGTGCTGACCTAATTTTGCATGTTTGTTGCATGTTTCCTTTTTGGTCTCGCTTTTTAACGAAATTTTAACGTAACAAAAATTATTAAGCCAAGTTTAAATCCCTCCCTCATATGTTTCGACGAGTGTTGGTatcttttttgtgtttatatttataCAGGCTTTGGTGCTGGTGTACATATACCAACTTGCTTGGGGCTATTGACTTCTCTTCTTTATAATTCTATCTTTGCACCACCTTGGTGcgttaatataatttttaccattcaaaaaagaaaatatttgtaCAGGCATATGTTCTGCATCTGCAGCTAACCAATGAAATATATTCTCCATTTAAGCTCTGgcatatgatttttgtacaGTGTGTCAACTCTTTCTTCAGTTTCTTGCCAAAGACTGCACTAAAGTTTCTTGCATCTGTTACAGGGTAAATTGTATCTACTTCTTCTAGGCACAACGGCTCTCAGTCTGGTATGCACTTCATTTGGATATGCCTTCCTAGCCAAGTAGTGATGTGTTTCATCCTCCCAATAAATTTAAATTAGTCTAAAGTAAATATTTTACGGAATTGAATtggaaatattttaaattaattatctgGAATCTAAGCTGTGCAGAGTTGCAAGACAGTAAAACAAGTGTGGTGCAGTTCAGTTAGGATCTCtatttcataaaagaaaaacacgAGTTATGATAGTCAATTGTTCCATTACAAGTTTATTAGTCATTTTAAGTTTAATTAGGAAATTTTCTCTCAACTGTGAGTTTGATATAGTGTACTGAATCAAGTTTATAGTGGGTGGTGGAGCTATACTAACAAAGCGATAGTGCAGGTTACTACCCCATTGCTTTTCAAGCTGATACCTACTGTTGTACATCTTGGGGTGCTCTTGAGGTGGTTCCCTCCTGATAGTCCAATTGAGGTATTCTATACTTTTGACCGCGTAATTTGTGCCCTCATCTATCGTTTACTCAAATGTTGCTAGTCTTAATTTTGTCTTTGGCATCTCGAGTGTTGGAGGAATGCTGATCCATCATTTCTCCTCCTAGATTGGATACAAAGGAGATAACTTTCGCCCAGACAGCGCTAAACATGTTGCTTTGATGGTCCGTGACGATCATGATTCATGATGTTAAAACAACTAATTAATCACAGAAATTCAAAGTTCAATATTGACCCTGCTGGTATTTTTACTCACAAGCAACGATGCTTGGAAGTCCAGACGGCTTTGACAAGGTGAACAGTTATATGCGCTAGCAAATATCATTCTTCCTGTATCATCTTCTCCGCATGCATTTCTTGGCAGAAGTTGATCTTTATTCCAACTGAAAAAGAAATCGTGATACTGTTTACTCAGATCCATATCCTAACACAAGTTGGCTTTCTGCTTCAGGTCAGTGTATTACTCTCCAATCAACCTGTTttgtgtaaaataagggtccaattttgtaaattctaaatttctacggtagattttttttaaatttagtttatatatatattcttttctcTTGCCCCCATTTTGTAATAAGAGATCAGAAACAAACTAAAATGTACCAAATTTCCTCAGTACCACGATATGtaaatgcaatttttttttctcgtttATTATGTTTTGAATACTGTCTTTGTTTGATAGTTAAGGTTGTAACTTTTATAGTTCATTGCGCAGCTGGTACATATGCTGTAGACACTATATGTGGTTTCTGCCATTATTTGTTTCCCAGTGCAGTGTAGTATGGATTATGGAAGACACTTCCCAGCTGTAGAAGATCTGAAAGGCTTCTGCTACTGGCCTAAACCTAAATTGATTGATGCAGGTTAGTTTACAGAACATCAATTGCTATATATTTTTATGTTCTGTTTCGTATAATAATGTTGACTAACTTATTTCATTTAAAAAGGCTCGTTGTTGCCCTTCATGAACCGTGGTAGATGTAGGAAAACTAGGTACCCAATATGTAACAATTATATAGGGTAGTTAATTGTCATGTTATATAAAAAATGGCAGTCAAAAGAGTCGGACATTGTGCAAAATATAATATGCTTTAAGATATGGGGAACTAGAGTGTAatgtcaattggcttttttgagtagaattttatgaatttttttttcttctccatcaCTCTCCACATATGAATAAATTAGTTAATTGACCCGTGAAAGAATAAAATAGGGAAACAAGAGGGAAATTCCTAGCTagaaatataaatatacaaCATCATGATAATtcgatgtgtgtgtgtgtgtgagagagagagagagagaacaaaattATATAGATGCAAGTTACTAAACTACAGGCCAAAGAGATTCAAATGCTTGAAAAGCTATAGGATGTAAAATACTGACAACTTACTGATTAGAACAGACAATGAGACGGGCTTGGTTTGAAAAGTCTTGGTAATTTTAAAAGTGATCATAAATGTCAGTCTCATAAATATGAATCCAAGAAGACAATATATAATCCCAGAGATACAACgcccagagagagagagagagagagagatcctgCACATGCAATAAAAGTACACCTATGCATagcaagaagacaaaaaaaaagagaagacttAGGTAGCTACCTTGTGGACAAGATTCAATATTTCCAAGTTCTCTTATCTTCGCATAATTGACCCCCAGAAATGCTTGTAGATGTGCCAGTTTTGTAGTCACACAACATActtaacacttttttttttatctatctgATTTCGGAATATTCGTATCACATTTGTgacaaaatcacaaaacaaCCAAGTCCAAGTTGGAAACATAAGCAAAAGACTTGAAAGTGACTTCAAACTAATAATgaagtgtatatgtatatatattattaactaAATTAATTGGTTTCAAACTAATTTTAtagtaaaaatatttaattgaaaaAATTGTCAAAGTTCATAAACTTGGGAAGACAATATCAATATGGCAAGTTAACAAATAATgaagtatatatatgaaaatataaactattagagagagagagcttgaaGATTGCTCACCTAAAAACCCTAACTTGGTGtcattttcttctccttattCTCAAGTCCAAACCTAAGGCTAACCTACCCCTTGAACATTTCTTCATTGACACGTATTCTCTAGAAGATATTTAGGAGAAAATGTACCAAAagaatttgggaaaaaaatctcTATTTATGTTGGCTACTTCTTCCAACAACCTTTCGAATTTTCCATAGATTATATATAATCACTGTCTAttgttccattcaaaaaaaatttaatttcatatttaagGGACACAAAAACTTGTGTATTTGGTAGACTAAGTGGATCCTAGATGCTAGCTCGTATAGAAGTCATGGATTCAAGTGGGTAAATACGTAAATGAGCTAGGCTCAACACGATAACATTTACATAATAAAATTTCACAGTCGAGAGACcagaaatgaatatttattgACATATTGTTGTatagttttgtttattttccacAAAAGTAATAATCAAGTGAGGCCTATCCTTGTCTCAATTTTGGGTGACTAATCTACTTATCCTCAAaagagttgtttttttttttgcttgcaaGAGTAACAACTAACAACTAGTAGGACctaacaaaaatttataatgatgatgatattgaaTGTCCAGTATCATCATGGTCCCATATAGTTCATCTTGGGACAATATATACTTATTGAGTTGTCTTTGTCTATGTATTTATTCATCTACACAAACCATTTATTCTGTGTGGCTGTATGTGCTTGTCATGCAAAAAGTGCCTACTCTTCTTGAATCTTCTTCTGCTGCGACTTCTAGTGAAACAGAACAGACCATGCAGGAGCCAAAAgatctttcattttcattctcaggggaaaaaaaatgtgaCAAAGATTGAACCTTTTttcatgggttttttttttaattattattttgagGATACTTTGATATATTTCTATAATAATTCCTTAATAAACTTACGAAAACAAATTCCTTAATGAAttcttgaattttgttttattgtagTTTATATACATGGTTCTTCAGTACCACTTACCTAAACAACTTATAAGGTAGCTTACCACATGCCTAAACAACTTATAAGGTAGCTTATAGATACTGTTTTACAATTGTTGAACTAAATAGTACCTAAAAATGTGTTTACTTTTACTTAAAATTTTCCTTGAATCCGTCAAAGAGAGATTAAGTTAgttgttatttgttttcattGTGAATGTATTTAAAAAGTTTTGGATCAGTCTTCCAATCCACTTGACTTAGACATCAGTTATCTGCCACTGAAATTCAATCACAACTTTTTTGTGACTCCCATTTAGAATAATAATAGTTACATCAATAATAGTATTTATGCAACAGAGTCATCTACCCGTTCATTCACAATATAGATactgggaaaaaaatgaaaagaaattgaGAAAGAACAGAGAGATTTTCTCTATTAGACATTACTCGTTAGTGACCAAGAATACAACACTGGCTGTAATAGCACTGCCATTTACTGCTATGCGTAATCTCTTTATCAGGTCACACTGATAGGTCTGGTACCGTAAGGATGAGAAGATTGGTTTTCTTCTAAATTCATAGGAGAAGAACCAAGTGTGAGATCCAAATTGAGTTTTGCAGCAATCGGAGGATTAGTCTTTTTGTCTTCTTTAAACCCATCAAACCAAATTTGTGCGGAAGAATTATTGTCACAACCCAACTGAGATGACTCAGTTTCTTGATCATcaaatttgatattttgttgaaaaGAACGAGGACCCAGCAGAGTCAGAGTGGTATCTTGATCACTTGACATGGAATTACTAGTATTCACAAGATGTTTTGTTATGTTGCCACTTCCAACCTACACAAaaaatagattaaaaaaaaaaaattgacaccaAATTTGTAAAACAAGACATGAGAGATCAAAGCATGATAAATGAAGCTAAAATCAGCTTTATGTACCATGTCAAAGAGGCTTGAACGcctcttcttcttgttgttaagaTTTGCTTGCCTAAGAAAGTACTTTTGAGCATGACTTGCAACTTGTGTTGGAGTTCTTGTTGTCACAAAATTTCTTGCTATTCCTCTCCAATCACCCTTCCCTACCTTCTCTAGCCCTACGAGAAAACTCCGGTGCTCCTCCTCTGTCCATGGAACTCCTAATCATCCCAAATTAAATGAATCACACAAAATCATaccaaaatgaataaataaCAGATTAATTTTGAAGTAGTGAACttacctttctttctttcttgggcTCGGACGATTAGGCCATCGGAGAGATAACCAATGTTTGTTTTGTCCGAATTTTCATCTCTTGAAGAGCACAACGAAGAACATGATGATGGAGATGAATACAAGCTATCCATGCTAAAACTCTTCTTCATAACaatagaagaacaagaagaataagACATGTCAAGTTGTATCCCAAACAGCCTACTCCCCCCTGCAGCAACAGAAGTAGTAGTTCCTCTGTAAATAGTGCAAGTCCTTGAATTATGATCAATATTTCCACAACGTGAGCACTTTCTGCCCATTTTTGCCAGACAAATTTTCTACACAAACTAACAGTTTATCAACACCAACTCTAACAAAATttatagagaaagagagacatagagagagagagagagagagaaaggaaataTAAGTATTGGTTTGGTGATATTATGATGATTGGGAGGGGTGTGGTGGGGTTTAAGAAAATGGATTGCACACCAAGTGAAGATGATTGGAtaggctcttttttttttggatggcaATACTTCATCCACTTGAGATTTTTTGTCCTCAACTTGTGTTCTAAACAATGGAAAAATGTGAGTACAACTTTCTTTCCATTCAAAAGTTCATTCACATTAGGTAGGATGGAACACTTGAATTCACATTTTTTATACAGTGTGATGTAGTGCAAGCACATAGTACAAAAATTGTACATAACTTTGATCAAAGATGAAAAGTAATTAGATATTTTAATTCaaagaagtggaagaagaaTCTGCACAGAAAATGTTAGCATTGAATGTCATTATTATTATGACCTAGAATTTGCTTTGAATGATTCAATTTCTGGGTTTACCAAGTCTTTATTCTGAAAAATATCACATAATCAAGTAAAGTCAATTAGGGGAGGAAAGAAACTCAAGTAGTAAACTGTTTTGACAAATCACGTCCATCAACCTTTTTTAATTGTCAATCAATTATATATAAGCCTACCATGACACCAGACATTAGGCTGCaatttgtattaaaaaaaatctgggGGAACAATGTAACAAAACACAGATAAAGacctatatatgtgtgtgtgtgtgtgtgttactAAATATCTTCTCAAACAGCCCTTGTCATACTTTAAGATAATATAATATAAGATGTGTATATCTAAGCCAACTTGCTATATGAACTCAAAGACAATTgagtaaaaaataataaaaaagaagctGAGTATTTTGTTGGTCTTTCCCAGGTTGAACTAATTAATCCATTTGGCTTTATTAGAGAAAGGAATCTGGCTacctagaaaagaaaaaaaaaaagaaagataaaatatCACCATTTCGAAAGTACTCTCAAACCTAGTTTGACTAGATAATAAACCGCCAAATTTGGCAACTActtagaataattttttttttttggatatccaTTGCAAGTTGTTCATGTTTACAGTTTAAGATTTCTCCACTTATCTTTCAACTGCTtagaattattaatttttgataATAATGTAAGTTGCAATTGTTTTTTAGCCAACTTCTCCTCATAAACGAATTGATTTATCTTTGTATATTTGGTTTGCcctaattttcaaaataaataccTCAATAAATTGCAGAGTATCAGTATAACAAGTCGAATTcgaaaaaatattcattttcagCCAGCTCAACACTTTAATATGGCATTTAGAGCCTAATGTAACCATTTTTTATTCTTGGATTCTGCACT
Protein-coding regions in this window:
- the LOC119997109 gene encoding K(+) efflux antiporter 4-like — its product is MRITLTLIVVCHLCFLSLVTHYFPLVAADESGSDSVANEINGTADSNTTQSRSREDSFAGMLDRALEKEFPENEQNEANDSGSFNNSVSGQKAVEETVARFIAKNDTKVEKSFQFHDVFNLDNENGAEDTPTLIDRKDNVFIMSNRKSKYPVLQLDPRLISDLVVVIVFATCGGIAFACAGQPVITGYLLAGSVIGPGGLSFVNELVQVETVAQFGVIFLLFALGLEFSTKKLRVVRAVAVLGGLLQIFLFMCMCGITASLCGAKPSEGIFVGVLLSMSSTAVVLKFLMERNSINALHGQVTVGILILQDCAVGLLFALLPVLGGSSGVLQGVISMTKSLMVLMTFLATLTILSRTCIPWFLKLMISLSSQTNELYQLASVAFCLLVAWCSDKLGLSLELGSFAAGVMISTTDLAQHTLEQVEPIRNFFAALFLASIGMLIHVHFLWNHVDILLAAVLLVILIKTVVVAAVVKGFRYNNKNSLLVGMSLAQIGEFAFVLLSRASNLRLVEGKLYLLLLGTTALSLVTTPLLFKLIPTVVHLGVLLRWFPPDSPIEIGYKGDNFRPDSAKHVALMVRDDHDS
- the LOC119997112 gene encoding uncharacterized protein LOC119997112 isoform X2, with the translated sequence MLGSPDGFDKIHILTQVGFLLQCSMDYGRHFPAVEDLKGFCYWPKPKLIDAVPTLLESSSAATSSETEQTMQEPKDLSFSFSGEKKCDKD
- the LOC119997112 gene encoding uncharacterized protein LOC119997112 isoform X1, translated to MLGSPDGFDKIHILTQVGFLLQCSMDYGRHFPAVEDLKGFCYWPKPKLIDAVKQNRPCRSQKIFHFHSQGKKNVTKIEPFFMGFFFNYYFEDTLIYFYNNSLINLRKQIP
- the LOC119997110 gene encoding transcription factor MYBS3-like; translation: MGRKCSRCGNIDHNSRTCTIYRGTTTSVAAGGSRLFGIQLDMSYSSCSSIVMKKSFSMDSLYSSPSSCSSLCSSRDENSDKTNIGYLSDGLIVRAQERKKGVPWTEEEHRSFLVGLEKVGKGDWRGIARNFVTTRTPTQVASHAQKYFLRQANLNNKKKRRSSLFDMVGSGNITKHLVNTSNSMSSDQDTTLTLLGPRSFQQNIKFDDQETESSQLGCDNNSSAQIWFDGFKEDKKTNPPIAAKLNLDLTLGSSPMNLEENQSSHPYGTRPISVT